The following coding sequences lie in one Portunus trituberculatus isolate SZX2019 chromosome 26, ASM1759143v1, whole genome shotgun sequence genomic window:
- the LOC123509262 gene encoding uncharacterized protein LOC123509262: MTHWPHGPGGGGDSNSLWVDENEARSVAQDGSESSSTSDTTPATSFSLHATTDPSSLRSPVAVCVLALGVTCSNGGNSNGKLDAQHSTAQHSGEIGGELTIQRPDSTAVMSLVYLALSSLTTPTTNPSASATVSRSGRTLPCIAHCDGRRPAPVGRVVASGNNFDIVLDVQTQNNYCGTFFVGGKPAALHDSTHGQGVHQCEPLLLTTK, from the exons ATGACGCACTGGCCCCACGGCccgggaggtggtggtgattccaACAGCCTCTG ggtaGACGAGAACGAAGCAAGATCAGTAGCTCAGGATGGCAGTGAGAGCAGTAGTACTTCAGACACCACGCCCGCTACATCTTTCAGTCtccacgccaccaccgacccctcgagtcTACGCAGCCCAGTGGCCGTGTGTGTCTTGGCGTTGGGCGTGACGTGCAGCAACGGTGGTAATAGCAACGGGAAGCTTgatgcacagcacagcacagcacagcacagcggagAGATTGGTggt gagttgacgatccaaaggcctgactccacaGCGGTAATGAGCCTTGTGTACCTTGCACTGTCTTCACTGACAACGCCCACTACTAACCCCTCTGCCTCCGCCACCGTTTCAAGATCAGGAAGGACTCTGCCTTGCATCGCGCACTGTGATGgtcgccgccccgcccc agtGGGCAGAGTGGTTGCTAGCGGCAATAATTTTGACATTGTTTTGGACGTACAGACGCAAAATAATTATTGTGGCACATTTTTTGTGGGTGGGAAGCCAGCGGCCCTCCACGACTCCACCCACGGCCAAGGTGTCCACCAGTGTGAGCCTTTATTGctgacaacaaaatga